A genomic segment from Roseibium algicola encodes:
- a CDS encoding phasin, whose protein sequence is MTDTTTTAPAKPAPKARTTKAKTAAAGVAFPDFEAFAMPKMEVPAMFREATEKGIENAREAYAKVKNAAEDATDLMEDTFETSRQGVVEFNHKAVDAAKANADATFTFVKDIMSAKSLAEAIELQSTFARQQFDALSAQSKEMHELATKLGTDVSAPVKEAFEKSFKDIKVN, encoded by the coding sequence ATGACTGACACCACAACCACTGCTCCGGCAAAGCCGGCGCCGAAAGCTCGCACCACCAAAGCCAAAACCGCTGCTGCTGGTGTAGCTTTCCCTGACTTTGAGGCTTTTGCTATGCCCAAAATGGAAGTTCCGGCCATGTTCCGTGAAGCAACCGAAAAAGGCATCGAGAACGCTCGCGAAGCCTATGCAAAAGTGAAAAACGCTGCTGAAGACGCAACCGACCTGATGGAAGACACTTTCGAGACTTCCCGCCAGGGCGTTGTAGAATTCAACCACAAGGCCGTTGATGCTGCCAAAGCCAACGCCGACGCAACTTTCACTTTCGTGAAGGACATCATGTCTGCGAAGAGCCTGGCTGAAGCTATCGAGCTGCAGTCCACGTTTGCTCGCCAGCAGTTTGACGCTCTGAGCGCCCAGTCCAAGGAAATGCACGAACTGGCTACCAAGCTCGGTACCGACGTTTCCGCACCGGTCAAGGAAGCGTTCGAGAAGTCCTTCAAGGACATCAAGGTCAACTAA
- a CDS encoding phasin: MSTDKTGFEIPDQMRDFAEKSVDQARKAFDDFMGATHKAVSNAEDSANAVQAGAADVNKKALNYAEEHVDAAFKFAQELVKAQNVEDMMKLQQDYLRRQMESLGEQAREFSNSATKAVQDAAKATQKK, translated from the coding sequence ATGAGCACAGACAAGACCGGTTTTGAAATTCCCGACCAGATGCGCGATTTCGCGGAAAAGAGCGTCGACCAGGCCCGCAAGGCCTTTGACGACTTCATGGGCGCGACCCACAAGGCTGTCAGCAATGCGGAAGACAGCGCAAATGCGGTTCAGGCCGGTGCTGCGGATGTGAACAAGAAGGCGTTGAACTATGCCGAAGAGCATGTCGATGCGGCTTTCAAGTTTGCGCAGGAACTGGTCAAGGCGCAAAATGTCGAGGACATGATGAAGCTGCAGCAGGACTATCTGCGCCGGCAGATGGAGTCCCTCGGCGAACAGGCGCGCGAGTTTTCCAACTCGGCGACGAAGGCCGTTCAGGACGCGGCCAAGGCCACCCAGAAAAAATAA